ATAGCTTTTTTCAAAATACGGCCAATTTTGACATGAGCAAGTACTATGATGATTTTCTTTCTGGATTTAACATCGCTGTCGGAGCCGAGTTTAGAGTTGAGAATTATATCATAGAAGCTGGTCAGTCAGAGAGTTTTGAAGCAGGCGATGCAGGTTTATTCACTGCTACAGAGGATAACCAAGCCCTTATTGGACCAGATGGTTTTCCTTTGACAGATTTGAACGGGAATCCTATACTTGGTAACGATGGTAATGCATTAGTGCTTCCCTTTGGAGGCGTTAGTTCTTTTCCTGTCCATCAGCATAGTCCAAATTCTCAGTGTTTTAGAGGATTTGCCCCTGAAAATGAGGCAAACGAATTTAGATCGGTTACGGCCCTTTATTTGGATACGGAACTTGACGTGACCGATAAGTGGTTCGTAAGCGGAGCTTTGCGAACGGAACAATACACAGATTTTGGTGGTGTTTTCACTGGAAAATTCGCCACACGTTATAAAATTACAGATAATTTTGCTCTTAGAGGTTCACTAAGTTCGGGATTCAGGGCTCCATCCTTGCAAGAGCTCAACTATTCGCACACTTTTACCTTTTTCGTTGATTTGGTACCGTTCGATGGCACCGTATTTCCTAATGGAAGTTCCGCTGCACAGGCGATTGGGATTACAGCTCTACAAGAAGAAAAATCCACAAACTTTGGCGTAGGTTTTACCGCAAAACTTTTCAACAAAATAGACCTGACCGTAGATTATTTTGATATACAGATTTCGGACCGTTTGTTTGACACTGGGAATTTCAGTGCTACCGATGCTCCAGCTTTAGAACCCATTATTGGTTCGGGTTTGGCCAGCTTTCGCATAAACGGAGGTGACATTAGCACAAAGGGTCTTGAAGTTGTAGCAAATTATAATGAGCGTATTGGTGATGGATTTTTAGGTGTTATGTTCTCAGGAACATTTATGGACAGAACTTTTGAAGGAGCCAACATTCCTAATTTAAATACGGTCCTTTCTGATGAAGATCTTGAAGCTAGGTATATAGATAGAGCGGTGATAGGACAATACGAAGTTGGTAACCCGAACACGACTATGATTGCTTCTGTGTCTTATTCCCTAGGAAGGTGGTCTGCCAATTTAAGAGGTACTTATTTTGGAGAAGTATCCCGACTTGATGACGGCCTAGGCACCCTAGTAGACGAAAATTTTCCTAATGCGGGAACTCAAGGATTTTCAGATCAAACATTTTCGGCTCAGTTCGTAAACGATATCGGCGTAACCTATCAATTTTCGGAAAACTTAGCTTTCACCCTTACAGGTCAAAATATTTTTAATCAATATCCTGATATACGAAGACAAGAGGAAAGAGGCTTTCTCCTCTATAATGGTGGGCAACAAGGTGCGTTAGGCGCTTTTTATTCAGCAAGAGCAACTTTTAGTTTCTAAAACAATAGTATGATATTCAAAAATAAAAAAATTATGAAAACCTATATAGCAAGAATAATTTTAGTGGTAGTTGCATTGTCCCTTACTACTTCCTGTGATTTAGAGCGATTAGAATCAGCTCAAGAGGTTGCTCCTGGCGGAGGCACGTTGGATACATTTACTGCCTATACCATAGATTCTACCGACCCAGATGGTTCAAATGTATATGGAAGAATAGTTTTTTGGGAAACCAGCTTAAACCAAACGCTCGTGCAAATCTCGCTATTCAATACCATACCCGGTACTTTACATCCCGCATTGGTTTTAGATGGCGCTGTTGAGTCGGCGGGTGCCACAATGCTGACCTTAGATGACGTATCCGGTGATACAGGAGAGCTAAATAGCAATAAGCTTTTCCTAATAGCCGACACTAACTTTTATGATTCGATATTAACTATGGATTCGCATGTTAACATTTACCTAAGTGAAACGGACAATACAGTTGTGGCGTCAGGAAATTTAGGAATTAATGCGGATCCAGTGGATTCTAATTAAATTTTATAACTTAAATATAGCGCACAATGAAAACAACAGTAAACAGAAGAGATTGGCTCAAAAGAGGCGTTCTCACAGCTGCCGGGGTAATGGCGGCACCTTATTTGACTTACGGAGCATTTCCGTCGCAACCTATTAAAATGGATGCGCAAGGAAATATCCCCTATACCCCATTTTTTAAAGAGTATTTACCGTATGCCCCAACCGAACCTGTTGAGTTGGCCGCTAAAATCAATGCCAACGAAAATCCTTATGGACCGTCTCCCATGGCTGTTGATGCAATGCAAAAATACGCTCCAATGGGCAACCGTTACGCATGGAAGGAATTATACCAACTAATGGATAAAATTGCCTTAGAAGAGGGTGTAAAACAAAGTAATATAATGATGGGTCCCGGGTCGTCAGATCTTTTGGAAAAGACCGCTATGGTATTTTTTAAAGATGGAGGAAACATTGTTTCTGCCGATCCAGCATACATGTCCTTAATCAAAGTTGCTGAAGCCACAGGGGCGACTTGGAAACCCGTTGCACTAAAAAAAGATTGGTCTCACGATTTGGCAGCTATGGAAGCTGCGATTGATTCCGATACCAAATTAGTGTACATCTGTAATCCAAATAACCCAACAGGAAGTATGACAGATCATGCGGAACTAGTGGATTTTTGTTCTAGAGTTTCGGCCAAAGTTCCAATTTTTGTTGATGAAGCATATTTAGGTTTCCTAGAGGACGGTGCAAAAAAGAGTATGGTGTCCCTTATCAACGAAGGTAATAACGTGATCATCGCGCGTACTTTTTCTAAAATTCAGGGAATGGCAGGTTTACGTGTAGGTTATGTCGTTGCTCAACCAGCAACCCTAGAGGTCATTCAAAAAGTTACTCGCGGCGGTATGGGTATCACCTTACCATCTGTATATGCAGCAATGGCCAGTATGGATGATGTTGCCTTTAAGAACAAATCAAGAACATTGAACAAAGAATGTAGAGAATATGTTTACGCAAACCTAAAACGCATGGGTTTTGATTACGTGCCATCTTCTACAAGCTTTATATTATTCCCAATTGAGATGGAGGGTAAACCCTTCTTGGAAAAAATGACTGCTTTAGGTGTTGGGGTCAGGGCGTTTGAAATCTATAATAAAAACTGGTGCAGAGTAAGCATGGGTACTATGGATGAAATGAAGCTGTTTACAGCTGCCCTTGAAAAAGTGCTAGTTTAAGTTTGAATTAGCCCTGGAGTTGGATTTTCAGACAATTGCTCGATAATCATATTTTATTCAGCTCCTTAGGGCTATTCTATTAGCTTCCTTCCTAAATAATTAAACCACCTTTTTATTTATAAATCTTATGAACTTTGCACTTCAAAAAACTTTAGAGCTTCTTATAATTATTGGGTTAGGGCTTTTCTTGCAAAAGAAAGTAGCAAAGCAAGATTTAAAGGGGGTTAAGGTAATAATCCTAAGTGTTGCACTTCCTGCGACCATTTTCGTTGCATTGTTAAAAATAGAATTAAAAGGAACCTTATTAGTTTTTCCGTTATTGGCATTAACGTTTAACCTTTTAATGCTTCTTGCTTCAAAATACTTTCTTT
This genomic window from Maribacter sp. MJ134 contains:
- a CDS encoding pyridoxal phosphate-dependent aminotransferase; this translates as MKTTVNRRDWLKRGVLTAAGVMAAPYLTYGAFPSQPIKMDAQGNIPYTPFFKEYLPYAPTEPVELAAKINANENPYGPSPMAVDAMQKYAPMGNRYAWKELYQLMDKIALEEGVKQSNIMMGPGSSDLLEKTAMVFFKDGGNIVSADPAYMSLIKVAEATGATWKPVALKKDWSHDLAAMEAAIDSDTKLVYICNPNNPTGSMTDHAELVDFCSRVSAKVPIFVDEAYLGFLEDGAKKSMVSLINEGNNVIIARTFSKIQGMAGLRVGYVVAQPATLEVIQKVTRGGMGITLPSVYAAMASMDDVAFKNKSRTLNKECREYVYANLKRMGFDYVPSSTSFILFPIEMEGKPFLEKMTALGVGVRAFEIYNKNWCRVSMGTMDEMKLFTAALEKVLV